Proteins from a genomic interval of Micromonospora sp. NBC_00389:
- a CDS encoding DUF1015 family protein, translating into MTVVHPIARAWITTGGTGAQNYDEFADDAEITAIIEANPHSALSIEMPHRAPESQGKSFLDALPDAVARFAEAKADGSYTPAEQVVVLYRISAPGEDPAYGLFAMVDTDQISTRADEPGLVIRNEDVFIAKVRERVALADALGHLLSPVLLLQTGCGDQLHAALAAATDASGAPAATDTDQAGRTHAIWLLGPGPEQDALTALAGGGELVVADGNHRSLAAQTGGLPRFLSVVTTPASVAIQPYNRLVSELTTTPEELLDRLRAAGAEVEPIDGRVEVPAAGGTVHLQLPGQGYAVRLPATVGDRLENLDHALVERLLLRDALGLDPGDKRITYVGGDYPASWLTGEVDAGRAELAILIAPVTVADFVAVNLAREKMPRKSTWFTPKARGGLVVAELPR; encoded by the coding sequence ATGACGGTCGTACACCCGATCGCCCGGGCCTGGATCACCACTGGCGGCACCGGCGCGCAGAACTACGACGAGTTCGCCGACGACGCGGAGATCACCGCGATCATCGAGGCGAACCCGCACAGTGCCCTCAGCATCGAGATGCCGCACCGGGCGCCGGAGAGCCAGGGGAAGTCCTTCCTCGACGCGCTGCCGGACGCGGTGGCCCGCTTCGCCGAGGCCAAGGCCGACGGCAGCTACACCCCCGCCGAGCAGGTGGTGGTGCTCTACCGGATCAGCGCACCAGGCGAGGATCCCGCGTACGGGCTGTTCGCGATGGTGGACACCGACCAGATCTCCACCCGGGCCGACGAGCCGGGCCTGGTCATCCGCAACGAGGACGTCTTCATCGCCAAGGTGCGTGAGCGGGTGGCGCTGGCCGACGCGCTGGGCCACCTGCTCTCGCCCGTACTCCTGCTGCAGACCGGGTGCGGCGACCAACTGCACGCCGCGCTCGCGGCGGCGACCGACGCGTCCGGCGCGCCTGCCGCCACGGACACCGACCAGGCGGGGCGCACGCACGCCATCTGGCTGCTCGGCCCCGGCCCGGAGCAGGACGCGCTCACCGCCCTCGCCGGCGGCGGGGAGCTGGTCGTCGCCGACGGCAACCACCGCAGCCTGGCCGCCCAGACCGGTGGGCTACCGCGCTTCCTGTCCGTGGTCACCACCCCCGCGTCGGTGGCCATCCAGCCGTACAACCGGCTGGTCAGCGAGTTGACCACCACGCCGGAGGAACTGCTGGACCGGCTGCGCGCGGCGGGCGCCGAGGTCGAGCCGATCGACGGCCGGGTCGAGGTTCCGGCGGCCGGCGGCACCGTCCACCTCCAGCTCCCCGGCCAGGGGTACGCGGTGCGCCTGCCCGCCACCGTCGGCGACCGCCTGGAGAACCTGGACCACGCCCTGGTCGAGCGGCTGCTGCTGCGCGACGCGCTGGGGCTGGACCCGGGCGACAAGCGGATCACCTATGTCGGCGGTGACTACCCGGCGAGCTGGCTCACCGGGGAGGTCGACGCCGGCCGGGCCGAGCTGGCCATTCTGATCGCGCCGGTGACCGTGGCGGACTTCGTCGCGGTGAATCTGGCGCGGGAGAAGATGCCGCGCAAGAGCACCTGGTTCACCCCGAAGGCGCGCGGCGGCCTGGTGGTCGCCGAGCTGCCCCGCTGA
- a CDS encoding M14 family zinc carboxypeptidase produces the protein MIVRRRWTAAATTAILISAVLSHPGPGTAAPAASPAPVTLTSTETALVRVQLRDQAQLDRLVAAGADLANRPRARDGRILADLVLNGAQLADLTAQGATAVQIVQRAGDGSRHHADSVRAAQARTAAGLSAAAPGQRTTAAATAVDTLQVQQAYWWTTGGQTFLQAQVATTATDDPDVEITVSWRTADGATGTFPLFRFEDSGEYQYHYALPQPVPNRPVQLSATSSLGGVSRVVTPALWPNATPPPLPAGYQKDFIDAYLTPVDIQARIKRLARQYRDLVDVIDLPNRTQGYGRNAVAYLGDPAVAAVVVESVRFGDQSMNGVQVRTVDPGRRNRPLTVGYRDRVLTVSLATDTAGKTVSTTDEVAAAINARQPNRFRASVEDGSAGLPMPVAGLARLDDGLQGTEVPARPWTVQALRLGVHRDGSRVGVLAYSQEHAREWATPLVTLEFAERMLANARTDPATRELLEQVDVFVIPTVNPDGANYSFNDFNFQRKNLVNHCAGAARDPKNRNSWGVDINRNYTVGSYFDGYVGASANCLSGNYAGTAELSEPESRNVVALAQAHPNIKFAMNVHSYGGYFMWPPGAYRADGRITLPRPSIDESTLFLNSARRIVGAIAQERGTVTWPSQTGPVADVLYSAAGNSADQLYYELGIFAWDFEVGNDRWNPATGEWEGVGFQPPFDEAHGESQEYAGGLVELVRVARDYAAAQAAEG, from the coding sequence ATGATCGTCCGACGACGGTGGACAGCTGCCGCCACCACAGCGATCCTGATCAGCGCGGTACTGTCCCACCCCGGTCCGGGCACCGCGGCACCCGCCGCCTCACCCGCACCGGTCACCCTGACCAGCACCGAGACCGCCCTGGTCCGGGTGCAACTGCGCGATCAGGCGCAGCTCGACCGGCTGGTCGCCGCCGGTGCCGACCTGGCCAACCGGCCTCGGGCCCGGGACGGGCGGATCCTCGCCGACCTGGTGCTCAACGGCGCCCAACTCGCCGACCTGACCGCGCAGGGCGCGACGGCCGTGCAGATCGTGCAGCGCGCCGGGGACGGCAGCCGGCACCACGCCGACAGCGTCCGCGCGGCACAGGCCCGCACCGCCGCAGGGCTGAGCGCTGCGGCACCCGGCCAGCGGACCACCGCCGCCGCGACGGCTGTCGACACCCTCCAGGTGCAGCAGGCGTACTGGTGGACCACGGGTGGGCAGACGTTCCTGCAGGCCCAGGTGGCCACCACCGCCACCGACGACCCGGACGTGGAGATCACCGTCAGCTGGCGGACGGCCGATGGCGCCACCGGAACGTTCCCGCTGTTCCGGTTCGAGGACTCCGGCGAGTACCAGTACCACTACGCGCTCCCCCAACCGGTGCCGAACCGGCCGGTCCAGCTCAGCGCCACCTCCAGCCTCGGCGGGGTCAGCCGGGTGGTCACCCCGGCGCTCTGGCCGAACGCCACCCCGCCGCCGCTGCCGGCCGGCTACCAGAAGGACTTCATCGACGCGTACCTGACGCCGGTGGACATCCAGGCGCGGATCAAGCGGTTAGCCCGCCAGTACCGGGACCTGGTGGACGTGATCGACCTGCCGAACCGGACCCAGGGGTACGGGCGCAACGCCGTCGCGTACCTGGGCGACCCGGCGGTGGCCGCCGTGGTGGTCGAGTCGGTCCGCTTCGGCGACCAGAGCATGAACGGCGTGCAGGTGCGGACGGTCGACCCGGGCCGGCGCAACCGCCCGCTGACCGTCGGCTACCGCGACCGGGTTCTCACGGTCTCGCTGGCCACCGACACCGCCGGCAAGACGGTGAGCACCACCGACGAGGTCGCGGCGGCGATCAACGCCCGCCAACCGAACCGTTTCCGGGCCTCCGTCGAGGACGGCTCGGCCGGGCTGCCGATGCCGGTCGCCGGCCTCGCCCGGCTCGACGACGGCCTCCAGGGCACCGAGGTGCCGGCGCGGCCGTGGACGGTGCAGGCGCTGCGCCTCGGCGTGCACCGGGACGGTTCCCGGGTCGGGGTGCTGGCGTACTCCCAGGAACACGCCCGGGAGTGGGCCACGCCGCTGGTGACGCTGGAGTTTGCCGAACGGATGCTGGCCAACGCCCGCACCGACCCGGCCACCCGTGAGCTGCTGGAGCAGGTCGACGTCTTCGTCATCCCGACGGTCAACCCGGACGGCGCGAACTACTCGTTCAACGACTTCAACTTCCAGCGCAAGAACCTGGTCAACCACTGCGCCGGGGCGGCCCGCGACCCGAAGAACCGCAACTCGTGGGGCGTCGACATCAACCGCAACTACACCGTCGGGTCGTACTTCGACGGCTACGTGGGTGCCAGCGCCAACTGCCTCTCCGGCAACTACGCGGGCACCGCCGAGCTGTCCGAACCGGAGAGCCGCAACGTGGTCGCGCTCGCCCAGGCCCACCCGAACATCAAGTTCGCGATGAACGTGCACTCGTACGGCGGGTACTTCATGTGGCCGCCGGGGGCGTACCGGGCGGACGGACGGATCACCCTGCCCCGGCCGTCGATCGACGAGTCGACGCTGTTCCTGAACAGCGCCCGGCGGATCGTCGGCGCCATCGCCCAGGAGCGCGGCACCGTCACCTGGCCGTCGCAGACCGGCCCGGTCGCCGACGTGCTCTACTCCGCCGCCGGGAACTCCGCCGACCAGCTCTACTACGAGCTGGGCATCTTCGCCTGGGACTTCGAGGTCGGCAACGACCGGTGGAACCCGGCCACCGGCGAGTGGGAGGGCGTCGGCTTCCAGCCGCCGTTCGACGAGGCGCACGGCGAGTCCCAGGAGTACGCGGGCGGGCTGGTGGAGCTGGTCCGGGTGGCCCGCGACTACGCCGCCGCCCAGGCTGCCGAGGGCTGA
- a CDS encoding ribose-5-phosphate isomerase, with protein MRVYLGSDHAGFELKVHLANYLAKQGYDVVDVGPHGYDPDDDYPAFCLHTGDRVVADETGLGVVIGGSGNGEQIAANKVAGVRAALAWSVETAQLARQHNDANVVAVGARQHTLDEATAIVEAFLSTPFSGNERHARRIAQVAEYELTRQLPDLP; from the coding sequence ATGCGCGTCTACCTGGGCTCCGATCACGCCGGCTTCGAGTTGAAGGTGCACCTGGCCAACTACCTGGCCAAGCAGGGGTACGACGTGGTCGACGTCGGCCCGCACGGCTACGACCCGGACGACGACTACCCCGCGTTCTGCCTGCACACCGGCGACCGGGTGGTGGCCGACGAGACCGGCCTCGGAGTGGTCATCGGTGGGTCCGGCAACGGTGAGCAGATCGCCGCGAACAAGGTCGCCGGGGTCCGCGCCGCACTGGCCTGGAGCGTCGAGACCGCCCAGTTGGCCCGCCAGCACAACGACGCGAACGTGGTCGCGGTCGGCGCCCGCCAGCACACCCTGGACGAGGCGACCGCCATCGTCGAGGCGTTCCTGAGCACCCCGTTCTCCGGCAACGAGCGGCACGCCCGCCGGATCGCCCAGGTGGCCGAGTACGAGCTGACCCGGCAGCTGCCCGACCTGCCCTGA
- a CDS encoding low temperature requirement protein A — MGRPSEPAQTGDILRGEEDAQQASFLELFFDLVLVFALVGVVGRMVPELLSDSAGMRWLALLDLVVLGLPLLWLWTTTAYVTSRFDYRNRWIQLLVLVSAFGLLIMATSLYEFEQRGAAFAVVYVLLHIGRPLLLRPLLREHKEVRALYTRLAIWASVSGVIWLAGAAMRGNHRIALWLIAITVDMVVARFRWPVPGMGRPPSSAWAMASSRYLPERYQQLLLIALGETVLAIGLAYANHPTTLAAKAALVITFLSSVLMWRIYFYRAGQVLAEAVEMSSNRAVAGGIVGVAHVLMVLGITATAAGSEIVLAHPQGPSAPAWLAVILGGPALFLFGRSRLERVVFNRLAVRRLVGIAALALLAPPLFFGPPLLAAIAAAVVLLGVAVADARRAAGSPPEAPSPSA, encoded by the coding sequence ATGGGGCGTCCATCGGAGCCGGCGCAGACCGGGGACATCCTGCGCGGCGAGGAGGACGCCCAGCAGGCCAGCTTCCTGGAGCTGTTCTTCGACCTGGTGTTGGTCTTCGCCCTGGTCGGGGTCGTAGGCCGGATGGTGCCGGAACTTCTCTCCGACAGCGCTGGCATGCGCTGGCTGGCGCTGTTGGACCTCGTCGTTCTGGGCCTGCCGCTGCTCTGGCTGTGGACGACCACCGCGTACGTCACGAGCCGGTTCGACTACCGCAACCGCTGGATTCAACTGCTGGTCCTGGTCAGCGCGTTCGGCCTGCTGATCATGGCGACGTCCCTGTACGAGTTCGAGCAACGCGGCGCCGCCTTCGCCGTTGTGTACGTGTTGCTGCACATCGGACGCCCCTTGCTGCTCCGGCCGTTGTTGCGGGAGCACAAGGAGGTACGGGCGCTCTACACCCGTCTGGCCATCTGGGCCAGCGTCTCCGGCGTGATCTGGCTCGCCGGGGCGGCGATGCGCGGAAACCACCGGATCGCCCTGTGGTTGATCGCCATCACCGTGGACATGGTCGTGGCGCGGTTCAGATGGCCGGTGCCCGGCATGGGCCGACCACCGAGCAGCGCGTGGGCGATGGCCAGCAGCCGATACCTCCCCGAGCGCTACCAGCAACTGTTGCTGATCGCGCTCGGCGAGACGGTGCTGGCCATAGGCCTCGCCTACGCCAATCACCCCACCACGCTCGCCGCAAAGGCGGCCCTGGTGATCACGTTCCTGTCGTCCGTGCTGATGTGGCGGATCTACTTCTATCGCGCTGGCCAGGTGCTGGCCGAGGCCGTCGAGATGTCGTCGAACCGAGCAGTTGCCGGCGGTATCGTCGGCGTGGCCCATGTGCTCATGGTGCTCGGCATCACCGCCACTGCGGCTGGCTCGGAAATCGTGCTGGCGCACCCCCAGGGGCCCTCCGCGCCGGCCTGGCTCGCGGTCATCCTCGGCGGGCCGGCGCTCTTCCTGTTCGGCCGCAGTCGGCTGGAACGGGTCGTCTTCAACCGGCTCGCCGTGCGCCGGCTCGTCGGCATCGCCGCTCTGGCTCTGCTGGCGCCGCCGCTGTTCTTCGGCCCGCCGCTGCTGGCCGCCATCGCCGCTGCCGTCGTGCTGCTCGGGGTCGCCGTCGCGGACGCTCGACGCGCCGCCGGCAGTCCACCGGAGGCCCCGTCCCCGTCCGCCTAG